A genomic region of Miscanthus floridulus cultivar M001 chromosome 3, ASM1932011v1, whole genome shotgun sequence contains the following coding sequences:
- the LOC136541964 gene encoding S-adenosylmethionine decarboxylase proenzyme-like, translating into MAMSSADSWGSSPASPIGFEGYEKRLEITFSDAPVFEDPCGRGLRALSREQIDSFLDLARCTIVSQLSNKNFDSYVLSESSLFVYPHKVVLKTCGTTKLLLSIPRILELAAGLSLPVLSVKYSRGTFIFPGAQPAPHRSFSEEVSVLNGFFGNLKSGGNAYMIGDTFKPNKKWHVYYATEEPEHPMVTLEMCMTGLDAKKAAVFFKNSADGSCTSAKEMTKLSGISEIIPEMEICDFEFDPCGYSMNGVFGPAASTIHVTPEEGFSYASYEAMNFNPSSLVYSDVIERVLAGFSPSEFSVAVTIFGGRGFAKSWAKGADVDSYMCDDLVEQELPGGGLLMYQSFTAVASGTVSPRSTLEMDGWSSDEMETAAKSDEMCIGCWDVAKKVVKKDVDA; encoded by the coding sequence ATGGCGATGTCTTCAGCAGATTCTTGGGGCTCTTCTCCTGCCTCCCCTATTGGGTTTGAGGGCTACGAGAAGCGCCTTGAGATAACGTTCTCTGATGCACCTGTCTTTGAGGACCCTTGTGGTCGTGGCCTGCGCGCCCTCTCTCGCGAGCAGATCGACTCGTTCCTGGATCTTGCACGGTGCACCATAGTGTCACAGCTCTCCAACAAGAACTTCGACTCGTACGTTCTGTCCGAGTCGAGCCTCTTTGTGTATCCCCACAAGGTTGTCCTCAAGACCTGTGGAACGACAAAGCTGCTGCTCTCTATTCCTCGCATCCTTGAGCTTGCTGCAGGGCTGTCACTGCCTGTTCTTTCAGTGAAGTATTCTCGTGGGACTTTCATCTTCCCTGGTGCGCAGCCAGCTCCGCACCGCAGCTTCTCGGAGGAGGTATCTGTGCTGAACGGTTTCTTTGGTAACCTCAAGTCTGGCGGCAATGCCTACATGATCGGTGACACGTTCAAACCCAACAAGAAGTGGCATGTCTACTATGCCACAGAGGAACCTGAGCATCCCATGGTGACACTTGAGATGTGCATGACAGGGCTGGATGCTAAGAAAGCTGCAGTGTTCTTCAAGAACTCTGCTGATGGCAGCTGCACATCAGCTAAAGAGATGACAAAGCTCTCAGGGATTTCTGAGATCATCCCTGAGATGGAGATCTGTGACTTTGAGTTTGACCCCTGTGGGTACTCGATGAATGGCGTCTTTGGACCTGCTGCCTCCACCATTCATGTGACACCTGAGGAAGGTTTCAGCTATGCAAGCTATGAAGCGATGAACTTCAACCCTAGCTCCCTGGTTTACAGTGATGTGATCGAGAGGGTCCTGGCAGGCTTCTCTCCTTCGGAGTTCTCAGTTGCCGTTACCATCTTTGGTGGCCGTGGCTTTGCCAAATCATGGGCAAAGGGTGCAGACGTCGATTCCTACATGTGTGATGATCTTGTGGAGCAAGAGCTTCCTGGTGGCGGTCTGCTGATGTACCAGAGCTTTACAGCTGTTGCCTCTGGCACTGTGTCACCGAGGTCGACCTTGGAGATGGATGGCTGGAGCAGCGATGAAATGGAGACAGCTGCGAAGAGCGATGAGATGTGTATTGGCTGCTGGGATGTAGCGAAGAAGGTGGTGAAGAAAGATGTGGACGCCTGA